A stretch of Colletotrichum lupini chromosome 2, complete sequence DNA encodes these proteins:
- a CDS encoding SnoaL-like polyketide cyclase, producing the protein MDGIYRDPPPSPPIQTTPIVLIREHYNEALCPAYEQFLAQLRWRPNKSGPSVLADGPTYTSTTPVQYHTRPSHSSLEKEENRRFKTDNPPIDYKMASQDIVSIFQAFLNAVNNKKWDEVHNHLQPVVRATYNENTESRDQFINRLTTTADKGSIFSADQRCPRGDLILVFFENGKIVRLYQVANQQSRGVGPVPAPPFVPEYAAKGSQNPISAAKIEALYRKYIYSYNDGTMPTVLPALWAETISMHGNLVPAVGAVGFLGKILLPVIAGLKYEVDEFVVDEKKQQIAVRLSISGVPQNKNLQKNGPDGKVTVYEHALYGYEEGKVAWAWAAQAFDMRPPSVLSDPKHFTFDAILGHLRDHLLSPILLKTHSFHLWILHLVEMNHIPQRSSSVTKIASARRE; encoded by the exons ATGGACGGCATCTACCGAGACCCGCCCCCATCCCCACCGATACAGACTACTCCTATTGTCCTAATACGGGAACACTACAATGAGGCTCTGTGCCCGGCGTATGAGCAATTCTTGGCCCAATTAAGATGGCGGCCAAACAAAAGCGGCCCGTCGGTCCTTGCTGACGGTCCGACTTACACGTCTACAACGCCCGTTCAGT ATCATACCAGACCTTCTCACTCATCTCTCGAGAAAGAAGAAAATCGAAGGTTCAAGACAGACAACCCTCCAATCGACTACAAAATGGCATCTCAAGACATTGTTTCCATCTTCCAGGCCTTCCTGAACGCAGTCAACAACAAGAAGTGGGATGAAGTTCACAACCACCTCCAGCCGGTAGTGAGAGCAACCTACAACGAAAACACAGAAAGCAGAGACCAGTTCATCAACCGCCTCACCACAACGGCCGATAAGGGCAGTATCTTCAGCGCAGACCA GCGATGCCCCCGAGGGGACCTCATCCTCGTCTTCTTCGAGAACGGCAAGATTGTCCGTCTCTACCAGGTCGCAAACCAACAGAGCCGGGGAGTAGGTCCCGTGCCCGCGCCGCCGTTCGTGCCCGAGTACGCCGCCAAGGGCTCCCAGAACCCAATCTCGGCCGCCAAGATCGAGGCGCTGTACCGCAAGTACATCTACAGCTACAACGACGGCACCATGCCCACCGTGCTGCCGGCGCTGTGGGCGGAGACGATCTCGATGCACGGGAACCTAGTGCCGGCGGTCGGGGCCGTTGGGTTCCTGGGCAAGATTCTGCTGCCTGTCATCGCCGGACTCAAGTATGAGGTTGACGAGTTTGTGGTTGATGAGAAGAAGCAGCAGATCGCCGTCAGGCTGTCCATTTCAGGCGTGCCTCAGAATAAGAATCTGCAAAAGAATGGCCCGGATGGGAAGGTTACTGTCTATGAGCATGCTTTATACGGATATGAGGAGGGTAAGGTTGCTTGGGCTTGGGCTGCACAGGCTTTCGACATGAGACCTCCCTCGGT ACTCTCAGACCCAAAGCATTTCACCTTCGATGCTATCCTTGGACACCTTAGAGATCATTTATTGTCGCCCATCCTGTTGAAAACGCACTCCTTCCACTTGTGGATCCTACACCTTGTAGAAATGAATCACATTCCTCAACGCAGTAGTTCCGTAACCAAGATCGCCTCTGCAAGAAGAGAGTAA